One Streptococcus sp. S1 DNA window includes the following coding sequences:
- the lysS gene encoding lysine--tRNA ligase, with protein sequence MTTEHMEELNDQQIVRREKMAALREQGIDPFGKRFERTANSGQLKEKYSELDKEQLHDLNETAIIAGRLVTKRGKGKVGFAHLQDREGQIQIYVRKDAVGEENYEIFKKADLGDFLGVEGEIMRTDMGELSIKATHITHLSKALRPLPEKFHGLSDVETIYRKRYLDLISNRESFERFVTRSKIISEIRRYLDGQGFLEVETPVLHNEAGGAAAKPFITHHNAQNIDMVLRIATELHLKRLIVGGMERVYEIGRIFRNEGMDATHNPEFTSIEVYQAYADFHDIMDLTEGIIQHAAKAVHGDGPIDYQGTEIKINEPFKRVHMVDAIKEITGVDFWQDMTFEEAVALANEKHVPVEKHYTEVGQIINAFFEEFVEETLTQPTFVYGHPVAVSPLAKKNPEDPRFTDRFELFIMTKEYANAFTELNDPIDQLQRFEAQARAKELGDDEATGIDYDYVEALEYGMPPTGGLGIGIDRLVMLLTNVTTIRDVLLFPTMK encoded by the coding sequence ATGACTACTGAACATATGGAAGAATTAAATGACCAGCAGATTGTCCGTCGTGAGAAAATGGCGGCCCTTCGTGAACAAGGAATCGATCCATTTGGAAAACGATTCGAACGCACTGCAAATTCAGGTCAATTAAAAGAAAAATATTCAGAATTAGATAAAGAACAACTCCACGACTTGAACGAAACAGCTATTATTGCCGGTCGTCTCGTAACCAAACGTGGAAAAGGAAAGGTTGGCTTTGCCCATCTTCAAGACCGTGAAGGTCAAATTCAGATCTACGTTCGTAAGGATGCAGTTGGAGAAGAAAACTACGAGATCTTCAAAAAAGCAGACCTTGGTGATTTCCTTGGTGTTGAAGGGGAAATCATGCGCACAGACATGGGTGAACTTTCGATTAAAGCAACTCATATCACTCACTTGTCAAAAGCCCTTCGTCCTTTGCCTGAAAAATTCCACGGACTTTCAGACGTTGAAACCATCTATCGTAAACGTTATTTGGATTTGATTTCAAATCGCGAAAGCTTTGAACGCTTTGTAACCCGTTCAAAAATCATCTCTGAAATCCGTCGTTATTTAGATGGTCAAGGATTCCTTGAAGTGGAAACACCAGTGCTTCACAATGAAGCTGGGGGTGCGGCTGCCAAACCATTTATCACTCATCACAATGCACAAAACATTGACATGGTGCTTCGTATCGCGACTGAGCTCCACTTGAAACGTTTGATTGTTGGTGGGATGGAACGCGTTTATGAAATCGGACGGATCTTCCGTAACGAAGGAATGGATGCTACTCACAACCCTGAATTTACTTCGATAGAAGTCTACCAAGCTTACGCTGACTTCCACGATATCATGGACTTAACAGAAGGCATTATCCAACATGCTGCGAAAGCGGTCCATGGTGATGGTCCAATTGACTATCAAGGAACAGAAATCAAAATCAACGAACCATTCAAACGGGTTCACATGGTTGATGCGATCAAAGAAATCACAGGTGTTGACTTCTGGCAAGACATGACCTTTGAAGAAGCTGTAGCACTTGCAAACGAAAAACATGTACCGGTTGAAAAACACTACACAGAGGTGGGACAAATTATCAATGCCTTCTTCGAAGAATTCGTTGAAGAAACCTTGACGCAACCAACATTTGTTTACGGTCACCCAGTAGCAGTATCTCCATTGGCTAAGAAAAATCCAGAAGATCCACGCTTCACTGACCGTTTCGAACTCTTCATCATGACCAAAGAGTATGCCAATGCCTTCACGGAATTGAATGATCCAATCGATCAATTGCAACGGTTTGAAGCGCAAGCGCGTGCCAAAGAATTGGGAGATGACGAAGCTACAGGCATCGATTATGACTATGTTGAAGCCCTTGAATATGGTATGCCACCAACAGGTGGACTTGGAATTGGTATTGACCGTCTCGTTATGTTGTTGACAAATGTAACAACAATTCGCGACGTCCTTCTCTTCCCAACTATGAAATAA
- a CDS encoding histidine phosphatase family protein, which yields MKLYFIRHGRTEWNEEGRFQGSNGDSPLLPASIHQLEKLGKHLATVPFDAVFASDLPRAVHTAQIILDQLEIPLKLQVTSALREWNLGKLEGAKISTISAIYPQQMAAFRHNLACFQNEIFDAESVYETTKRTCDFVKNLNGKELDTVLIVGHGANLTASIRTLLGYETGELRKNGGLDNASVTILTTDDFEHYHLDTWNDTSYMED from the coding sequence GTGAAACTATATTTTATTCGACACGGACGGACAGAATGGAATGAAGAGGGACGTTTTCAAGGATCAAATGGCGATTCTCCGTTGTTGCCAGCCTCCATTCATCAGCTTGAAAAATTAGGAAAGCATCTAGCTACTGTTCCTTTTGATGCAGTCTTTGCAAGTGATCTGCCACGGGCAGTCCATACCGCACAGATCATCCTCGATCAATTGGAGATACCTCTAAAATTACAAGTAACATCTGCTCTTCGTGAGTGGAATTTGGGAAAACTAGAAGGAGCTAAAATTTCTACCATTTCGGCTATCTATCCCCAACAAATGGCTGCGTTTCGGCATAACTTAGCATGCTTTCAAAATGAAATCTTTGATGCAGAATCTGTCTATGAAACGACCAAACGTACCTGTGATTTTGTAAAAAACTTGAACGGAAAAGAGCTCGATACCGTTCTCATCGTTGGACACGGAGCTAATTTGACAGCTTCTATTCGAACCTTGCTTGGTTATGAAACAGGAGAACTCCGCAAAAATGGCGGACTAGACAATGCCAGCGTGACGATTTTGACAACAGATGATTTTGAGCACTATCACTTAGACACTTGGAACGACACTTCTTATATGGAAGACTAA
- a CDS encoding aminoacyl-tRNA deacylase, with translation MAKKNKVKKTLVEQILTKAKIEHIGLQINALEGILPEGIDRSTIFKTLALKGDKTGPVIGIIPITEHLSEKKLAKLSGNKKVAMIPQKDLEKTTGYIHGANNPVGIHQKHSFPIFIDKSALQLETMIVSAGEIGHSIQIKPQLLADFVKATFADILE, from the coding sequence GTGGCAAAAAAAAATAAAGTGAAAAAAACCTTGGTCGAGCAGATCTTGACGAAAGCAAAAATTGAGCACATAGGCTTACAAATCAACGCTTTAGAAGGGATCTTACCAGAAGGAATTGATCGCTCTACTATTTTCAAAACCCTAGCTCTCAAAGGGGATAAAACGGGTCCCGTGATTGGGATCATTCCTATTACAGAGCATTTATCAGAAAAAAAGTTAGCCAAATTATCGGGGAATAAGAAAGTGGCTATGATTCCTCAGAAAGATCTTGAAAAAACAACGGGTTATATTCATGGTGCCAATAATCCAGTGGGCATTCATCAAAAGCATTCTTTTCCTATCTTTATTGATAAATCAGCCCTTCAGTTAGAAACCATGATCGTATCTGCTGGGGAAATTGGCCATAGTATTCAAATCAAACCACAACTTCTAGCAGACTTCGTCAAGGCGACTTTTGCTGATATTTTGGAATAA
- the ftsW gene encoding cell division peptidoglycan polymerase FtsW codes for MKIEKRHLLNYSILIPYLILSIIGLIVVYSTTSALAIQSGVSSIRMVRTQGLFFIFSLLTIALIYKFSLDFLRNKKVLAFVIFIEVILLILSRFITDTVNGAHGWLTIAGMFSIQPAEYLKVILVWYLALIFSKRQDEIRDYDYQALTHNEWIPRNLNDWRWLTLILIGIVVIMPDLGNATILALTVLIMITASGVGYRWFTSLLALVVGASSIVLGSIWIIGVDRVAKIPVFGYVAKRFSAFFNPFNDLSGAGHQLANSYYAMSNGGWFGLGLGNSIEKQGYLPEAHTDFVFAIVIEELGFVGASLILALLFFLILRIILVGIRAKNPFNSMMAIGIGGMILVQTFINIGGISGLIPSTGVTFPFLSQGGNSLWVLSIAIAFVLNIDASEKRAKMEQEGMVFEEKGKIKPYY; via the coding sequence ATGAAAATTGAAAAAAGACATCTTTTAAATTATTCCATCCTCATTCCCTATTTGATTTTATCTATTATTGGTTTGATTGTAGTCTATTCGACAACAAGTGCCTTGGCAATTCAAAGTGGAGTGAGTTCGATTCGAATGGTACGGACACAGGGGCTCTTCTTCATCTTTAGTCTCCTAACCATTGCCTTGATTTATAAATTTAGCCTAGACTTCCTGCGAAATAAAAAAGTATTAGCTTTTGTCATCTTTATTGAGGTGATTTTGTTGATCTTGTCTAGGTTTATCACGGATACGGTCAATGGAGCTCACGGTTGGTTGACGATTGCAGGAATGTTTAGTATCCAGCCAGCAGAATACCTCAAGGTGATCTTAGTCTGGTATCTGGCCTTGATTTTTTCTAAACGACAAGATGAAATCCGTGATTATGATTACCAAGCCTTGACGCACAATGAATGGATTCCAAGAAATTTAAACGATTGGCGTTGGCTGACCTTGATTCTGATTGGAATCGTTGTGATCATGCCGGACTTGGGAAATGCGACGATCTTGGCCTTAACGGTCTTGATCATGATTACGGCTAGTGGAGTTGGCTACCGTTGGTTTACCTCACTACTTGCTTTAGTTGTTGGAGCATCGTCCATTGTCCTTGGTTCAATATGGATCATCGGTGTGGACCGTGTCGCTAAAATTCCAGTCTTTGGTTATGTAGCCAAACGTTTTAGTGCCTTCTTTAACCCCTTTAATGATTTGTCTGGCGCAGGTCACCAATTAGCTAATTCTTACTATGCCATGAGTAATGGTGGTTGGTTTGGCTTGGGGCTAGGAAATTCCATTGAAAAACAAGGTTACTTACCAGAAGCGCACACAGACTTTGTGTTTGCGATTGTGATTGAAGAATTAGGTTTTGTTGGAGCTAGCTTGATTCTTGCTCTCTTATTCTTCTTAATTCTTCGGATCATTTTAGTCGGTATTCGAGCAAAGAATCCTTTTAATTCGATGATGGCCATTGGGATCGGTGGGATGATCTTAGTGCAAACCTTCATTAACATCGGAGGTATTTCTGGTTTGATTCCGTCTACAGGAGTGACCTTCCCCTTCTTATCCCAAGGGGGAAATAGCTTATGGGTCTTATCCATAGCGATTGCTTTCGTTTTGAATATCGATGCTAGTGAAAAACGGGCCAAGATGGAACAAGAAGGCATGGTTTTTGAAGAAAAAGGTAAAATCAAACCTTATTATTAA
- the ppc gene encoding phosphoenolpyruvate carboxylase: MVLQKLENFTNKDIIKEEAEILTNLLDDITKNLVRPETFDKITQLKDLSKTQNYRELNQLVEQLTNEEMTVISRYFAILPLLINISEDVDLAYEINHLNNVDGEYLGKLSSTIKEVAKNEDAQEILENLNIVPVLTAHPTQVQRKTMLDLTNHIHALLRQHRDVKAGLMNEDKWYNNLRCNIEIMMQTDMIRDKKLKVTNEITNVMEYYNSSFLQAVPNLMLEYKRLAKEHGLELEQPRPITMGMWIGGDRDGNPFVTAETLKRSATIQSEVILNYYIEKISKLYRHFSLSTSLSKTSEAVAEMAALSSDTSVFREKEPYRRAFHYIQSKLIQTLVNLKEWTMVGETREDRYAVERLLGANAHQQGPVSDYIGNRISGALKKISEKESPAYASAQEFKEDLEKIKDSLLENKSEYLISGEFAELLEAIDVFGFYLASIDMRQDSSVHEACVAELLKSAGINDHYSDLSEDEKCQVLLKELLEDPRILSATHAEKSELLEKELAIFQTARELKDRLGEEVIRQNIISHATSVSDMLELAVMLKEVGLVDTEKARVQIVPLFETIEDLDHSEETMRSYLSLPIAKRWIASKNNYQEIMLGYSDSNKDGGYLSSCWTLFKAQQQLTAIGDEFGVKITFFHGRGGTVGRGGGPTYEAITSQPLKSINDRIRLTEQGEVIGNKYGNKDAAYYNLEMLVSATINRMIAEQKSPFSMFDRFGEVMDKVVNRSYDIYRDLVFGNEHFYDYFFESSPIKAISSFNIGSRPAARKTITEIGGLRAIPWVFSWSQSRVMFPGWYGVGSSFKEFIDEDPENIETLRYMYKNWPFFQSLLSNVDMVLSKANMDIAFEYAQLCEEEEVRNIYQIILHEWQLTKDIILMIEEQDELLAENPYLKESLDYRMPYFNVLNYIQLELIRRQRTGQLSADQDKLIHITINGVATGLRNSG; encoded by the coding sequence ATGGTCTTACAAAAATTAGAGAACTTCACAAATAAAGATATTATCAAAGAAGAAGCCGAAATTTTAACTAATTTATTAGATGATATTACGAAAAATTTGGTTCGTCCGGAAACCTTTGATAAAATTACGCAGTTGAAGGATCTATCAAAAACACAGAACTATCGTGAGTTGAATCAACTAGTGGAACAATTGACAAATGAAGAAATGACAGTGATTTCACGTTATTTTGCTATTTTACCACTCTTGATTAACATCTCAGAAGATGTCGATTTGGCCTATGAAATCAATCATTTGAATAACGTGGATGGTGAATACCTCGGAAAACTTTCTTCAACGATCAAGGAAGTTGCAAAAAATGAAGATGCACAGGAAATTCTTGAAAACCTCAATATTGTACCTGTTTTAACAGCCCATCCAACTCAAGTGCAAAGAAAAACCATGCTGGATCTAACCAATCATATTCATGCTCTTCTTCGTCAGCACCGGGATGTTAAAGCGGGTTTAATGAATGAGGATAAGTGGTATAACAACCTTCGTTGTAATATTGAAATCATGATGCAAACGGATATGATTCGTGACAAAAAATTGAAGGTTACTAATGAGATCACCAATGTCATGGAATATTACAATAGCTCTTTCTTACAAGCTGTTCCAAATCTTATGTTGGAATACAAACGCTTGGCAAAAGAGCATGGATTAGAGCTTGAACAACCACGTCCGATCACAATGGGCATGTGGATTGGGGGAGACCGGGACGGGAATCCGTTTGTAACAGCTGAGACCTTAAAGCGTTCAGCAACTATTCAGAGTGAAGTCATTTTGAACTATTACATCGAAAAGATTTCTAAATTATACCGTCATTTCTCGCTTTCAACGAGTCTTTCTAAAACAAGTGAAGCAGTAGCTGAAATGGCAGCCCTATCAAGTGATACATCTGTCTTTCGTGAAAAAGAACCTTACCGTCGGGCTTTCCACTATATCCAGTCAAAATTGATTCAAACCTTGGTCAATTTAAAAGAATGGACGATGGTTGGGGAAACTAGAGAAGATCGTTATGCTGTCGAGAGGTTATTAGGAGCAAATGCTCATCAACAAGGGCCAGTTTCTGATTATATCGGCAATCGTATTTCTGGGGCTCTAAAGAAAATTTCTGAGAAAGAGTCTCCAGCTTATGCATCAGCTCAAGAATTTAAAGAAGACCTTGAAAAGATCAAAGATTCCTTGTTAGAAAACAAATCAGAGTATTTAATTTCTGGTGAGTTTGCAGAACTTCTAGAAGCCATCGATGTTTTTGGATTCTATCTCGCCTCTATTGATATGCGCCAGGATTCGAGTGTACATGAAGCCTGTGTGGCAGAATTACTGAAATCAGCAGGGATTAATGACCACTATTCTGATTTATCAGAGGATGAAAAGTGTCAAGTTCTCTTGAAAGAACTTTTAGAAGACCCACGTATTTTATCAGCAACCCATGCTGAAAAATCTGAACTGCTTGAAAAAGAATTGGCGATTTTCCAAACGGCCCGTGAATTGAAGGATCGTTTAGGAGAAGAAGTCATTCGTCAAAACATCATTTCTCATGCAACAAGTGTGTCAGATATGTTGGAATTGGCTGTGATGTTGAAAGAAGTGGGCTTAGTCGATACGGAAAAAGCTCGCGTTCAAATCGTACCGTTGTTTGAAACGATCGAAGATTTGGATCATTCAGAAGAAACCATGAGAAGTTACTTGTCTCTTCCAATTGCCAAACGTTGGATTGCTTCTAAGAACAACTACCAAGAGATTATGTTAGGTTACTCTGATTCCAACAAAGATGGTGGATACTTGTCTTCTTGTTGGACCCTCTTTAAAGCCCAACAACAATTGACCGCTATCGGAGATGAGTTTGGAGTGAAGATTACCTTCTTCCATGGTCGTGGTGGTACTGTTGGCCGTGGTGGAGGTCCTACTTATGAAGCCATCACTTCTCAACCATTGAAATCCATTAATGACCGTATCCGCTTAACCGAGCAAGGGGAAGTAATCGGCAATAAATATGGAAATAAAGATGCTGCCTACTACAACCTTGAGATGCTGGTTTCGGCAACCATTAACCGAATGATTGCCGAACAAAAGAGTCCATTCTCTATGTTTGATCGTTTCGGGGAAGTCATGGATAAAGTCGTGAATCGCAGTTACGATATCTATCGTGATTTGGTCTTTGGAAATGAGCACTTCTATGATTACTTCTTTGAATCAAGTCCGATCAAAGCAATTTCAAGCTTTAATATTGGTTCACGTCCTGCTGCTCGAAAGACCATTACTGAAATCGGTGGTTTGCGTGCTATCCCATGGGTCTTCTCATGGTCACAAAGTCGGGTGATGTTCCCTGGTTGGTACGGAGTAGGTTCTAGCTTTAAGGAATTTATCGATGAGGATCCTGAGAATATCGAAACCCTTCGGTACATGTATAAAAACTGGCCTTTCTTCCAATCTCTCTTGTCAAATGTGGACATGGTCTTATCCAAAGCCAACATGGACATTGCTTTTGAGTACGCGCAATTGTGTGAGGAAGAAGAAGTCCGCAATATCTATCAGATCATCTTACATGAATGGCAATTGACGAAGGACATCATCTTGATGATTGAAGAACAAGACGAGTTGCTCGCTGAAAACCCTTATTTGAAAGAAAGTTTGGATTATCGGATGCCGTACTTTAACGTCTTGAACTATATTCAGTTAGAATTGATTCGACGTCAACGGACCGGCCAATTATCAGCTGATCAAGACAAGCTAATCCATATCACCATCAACGGGGTGGCAACAGGATTACGTAATTCAGGTTAA
- the tuf gene encoding elongation factor Tu → MAKEKYDRSKPHVNIGTIGHVDHGKTTLTAAITTVLARRLPSSVNQPKDYASIDAAPEERERGITINTAHVEYETAKRHYAHIDAPGHADYVKNMITGAAQMDGAILVVASTDGPMPQTREHILLSRQVGVKHLIVFMNKVDLVDDEELLELVEMEIRDLLSEYDFPGDDLPVIQGSALKALEGDSKYEDIIMELMDTVDEYIPEPERDTDKPLLLPVEDVFSITGRGTVASGRIDRGVVRVNDEIEIVGIKEKIQKAVVTGVEMFRKQLDEGLAGDNVGVLLRGIQRDEIERGQVIAKPGSINPHTKFKGEVYILTKEEGGRHTPFFNNYRPQFYFRTTDVTGSIELPAGTEMVMPGDNVTIDVELIHPIAVEQGTTFSIREGGRTVGSGMVTEIEA, encoded by the coding sequence ATGGCAAAAGAAAAATACGATCGTAGTAAACCGCACGTTAACATCGGTACAATCGGACACGTTGACCACGGTAAAACTACCCTAACTGCAGCAATCACAACTGTTTTGGCACGTCGCTTGCCTTCATCAGTTAACCAACCAAAAGACTATGCGTCTATCGATGCTGCTCCAGAAGAACGCGAACGCGGTATCACTATCAACACTGCACACGTTGAGTACGAAACTGCTAAACGTCACTACGCTCACATCGACGCTCCAGGACACGCGGACTATGTTAAAAACATGATCACTGGTGCCGCTCAAATGGACGGAGCTATCCTTGTAGTAGCTTCAACTGATGGACCAATGCCACAAACACGTGAACACATCCTTCTTTCACGTCAGGTTGGTGTTAAACACTTGATCGTCTTCATGAACAAAGTTGACTTGGTTGACGATGAAGAATTGCTTGAATTGGTTGAAATGGAAATCCGTGACCTTCTTTCAGAATACGATTTCCCAGGTGATGACCTTCCAGTTATCCAAGGTTCAGCTCTTAAAGCTCTTGAAGGTGACTCTAAATATGAAGACATCATCATGGAATTGATGGATACTGTTGATGAGTACATCCCAGAACCAGAACGCGATACCGACAAACCATTGCTTCTTCCAGTCGAAGACGTATTCTCAATCACTGGACGTGGTACAGTTGCTTCAGGTCGTATCGACCGTGGTGTTGTTCGTGTCAACGACGAAATCGAAATCGTTGGTATCAAAGAAAAAATCCAAAAAGCAGTTGTTACTGGTGTTGAAATGTTCCGTAAACAACTTGACGAAGGTCTTGCAGGGGATAACGTTGGTGTGCTTCTTCGTGGTATCCAACGTGATGAAATCGAACGTGGACAAGTTATCGCTAAACCAGGTTCAATCAACCCACACACTAAATTCAAAGGTGAAGTTTACATCCTTACTAAAGAAGAAGGTGGACGTCATACTCCATTCTTCAACAACTACCGTCCACAGTTCTACTTCCGTACAACTGACGTGACTGGATCTATCGAACTTCCAGCAGGAACTGAAATGGTAATGCCTGGTGATAACGTGACTATCGACGTTGAGTTGATCCACCCAATCGCCGTTGAACAAGGTACTACATTCTCAATCCGTGAAGGTGGACGTACTGTTGGTTCAGGTATGGTTACTGAAATCGAAGCTTAA
- the tpiA gene encoding triose-phosphate isomerase, whose protein sequence is MSRKPFIAGNWKMNKNPEEAKAFVEAVASKLPSADLVEAGIAAPAVDLTTVLAAAKGSNLKVAAQNTYFENAGAFTGETSPQVLKEIGTDYVVIGHSERRDYFHETDEDINKKAKAIFANGMLPIICCGESLETYEAGKAAEFVGAQVSAALAGLTAEQVASTVIAYEPIWAIGTGKSASQDDAQKMCKVVRDVVAADFGQEVADKVRVQYGGSVKPENVAEYMACPDVDGALVGGASLDPESFLALLDFVK, encoded by the coding sequence ATGTCACGTAAACCATTTATCGCTGGTAACTGGAAAATGAACAAAAATCCAGAAGAAGCAAAAGCATTCGTTGAAGCTGTAGCATCAAAACTTCCTTCAGCTGACCTTGTTGAAGCTGGTATCGCAGCTCCTGCAGTTGACTTGACAACTGTTCTTGCTGCTGCTAAAGGTTCAAACCTTAAAGTTGCTGCCCAAAACACTTACTTTGAAAATGCTGGTGCCTTCACTGGTGAAACTAGCCCACAAGTTTTGAAAGAAATCGGTACTGACTACGTTGTGATCGGTCACTCAGAACGTCGTGACTACTTCCATGAAACTGATGAAGATATCAACAAAAAAGCAAAAGCAATCTTTGCGAACGGTATGCTTCCAATCATCTGTTGTGGTGAAAGCCTTGAAACTTACGAAGCTGGTAAAGCAGCAGAATTCGTAGGGGCTCAAGTTTCAGCTGCTCTTGCTGGATTGACTGCAGAGCAAGTCGCTTCAACAGTTATCGCATACGAACCAATCTGGGCGATCGGTACGGGTAAATCAGCTTCACAAGACGACGCACAAAAAATGTGTAAAGTTGTTCGTGACGTTGTAGCTGCTGACTTTGGTCAAGAAGTGGCTGACAAAGTACGTGTTCAATACGGTGGTTCTGTGAAACCTGAAAACGTTGCTGAATATATGGCTTGTCCAGACGTTGACGGAGCTCTTGTAGGTGGTGCATCGCTTGATCCAGAAAGCTTCTTGGCATTGCTTGACTTCGTTAAATAA
- a CDS encoding aminoacyltransferase has protein sequence MTLTTISKEEFTSFANTVSHRSFIQSAEMADLLEKRGNTVQFIAWKQEDQVQVAAILYSLPMTGGLHMEINSGPLYQEEAMLEPFYAALKDYAKENGAIELVIKPYDTYQTFDSDGNPTSEEQNHFMDTLKKLGYQHDGLTTGYPGGEGDWHYVKDMEGITEKNLLKSFSKKGKPLVKKAKSFGIELKRLNRDELQLFKDITSSTSDRRDYQDKTLDYYQTFYDSFGDKADFMIATLNFHHYYTNLEKDQGKLAQKIEKLQKDLEVNPNSEKKQNQLREFSSQFDTFEVRKKDAKEYIEKYGDQDVILAGSLFVYMPQESTYLFSGSYTEFNKFYAPAVIQEYMMLETIKRGIPRYNFLGIQGIFDGSDGVLRFKQNFNGYIVRKMGTFRYYPSPLKYKLISLVKKLLGRS, from the coding sequence ATGACTCTTACGACAATTTCAAAAGAAGAATTTACCTCATTTGCAAATACTGTCTCCCATCGCTCTTTTATCCAGTCTGCTGAAATGGCAGATCTGCTTGAAAAGCGAGGAAACACGGTCCAATTTATCGCTTGGAAACAAGAAGATCAAGTCCAAGTGGCAGCGATCTTGTACAGTCTTCCTATGACAGGTGGTCTCCACATGGAAATCAATTCTGGCCCCCTTTACCAAGAGGAAGCTATGCTAGAACCTTTCTATGCAGCCTTAAAAGACTATGCGAAAGAAAATGGGGCTATTGAACTCGTTATTAAGCCCTATGATACCTATCAAACTTTTGACAGTGACGGCAATCCAACCAGTGAAGAGCAAAACCATTTCATGGATACCCTAAAAAAATTGGGCTATCAGCATGATGGTTTAACAACAGGTTATCCAGGTGGAGAAGGTGATTGGCATTATGTGAAAGATATGGAGGGTATCACCGAAAAAAATCTTCTCAAGAGCTTCAGTAAAAAAGGAAAGCCACTTGTCAAAAAAGCCAAATCTTTCGGTATTGAACTGAAACGATTAAACCGAGATGAACTGCAACTCTTTAAGGATATTACTTCCTCTACCAGTGACCGTCGCGACTATCAGGATAAAACCTTGGATTATTACCAAACTTTCTATGACAGTTTTGGTGACAAAGCAGATTTCATGATCGCAACACTGAACTTCCACCATTACTACACGAATCTTGAAAAAGACCAAGGAAAACTAGCACAGAAGATTGAGAAATTACAGAAGGATCTTGAAGTCAACCCCAATTCAGAAAAAAAACAAAATCAACTTCGTGAATTCTCTAGCCAGTTTGATACCTTTGAGGTGAGAAAGAAGGACGCGAAAGAATATATTGAAAAATATGGAGATCAAGACGTCATTCTTGCAGGTAGCCTCTTCGTCTATATGCCACAAGAATCCACCTATTTATTCAGTGGCTCTTATACAGAATTTAATAAGTTCTATGCTCCTGCTGTTATCCAAGAATATATGATGCTTGAAACCATCAAACGTGGTATCCCAAGATATAACTTCCTAGGTATTCAAGGAATCTTTGACGGGTCAGACGGTGTGCTTCGTTTCAAACAAAACTTCAACGGCTACATCGTCCGTAAGATGGGGACCTTCCGTTATTACCCAAGTCCTCTGAAATACAAACTGATTTCTCTCGTTAAGAAACTATTAGGACGTTCCTAA